The following proteins come from a genomic window of Acidimicrobiales bacterium:
- a CDS encoding AMP-binding protein, with protein sequence MYPGAHAASRPDHPAVIMASTGDRISYAELDDEANRLSHVFHDLGLRPGDHVAFCLENHPRFLSLCWGAHYAGLIYTAMSSRLTTEEMAYIIDNCGAKVFITSPYKADQAAALLDQTPGVELRLMLDRTIDGYDSYEDALEAASPEPLPDRVAGTDMLYSSGTTGRPKGIIPSVGQVPLEEAGSGVGGLGAMLFGFDEDSRYLSPAPLYHAAPLRFCMGMHMAGGTVVVMERFDPEDYLRLVGEYQITVSQVVPTMFVRMLKLPEEVRAAYDVSSLQACLHAAAPCPVDVKRQMIEWWGPVIHEYYAGTEGNGFVYCNSEQWLEHPGTVGSALLGIIHIVGDDGEEVPVGESGTVYFEGGAEFEYHGDPEKTADSRHPRGWSTLGDVGRVDEDGFLYLTDRKAYMIISGGVNIYPQEAENVLTMHPAVADVAVIGVPNEDFGEEVKGVVQPVEMPADDAAAAALSRELIAYCREQLADVKCPRSIDFREELPRHPTGKLYKRLLKDEYWADSGRTI encoded by the coding sequence TTGTATCCCGGAGCCCACGCCGCCAGTCGCCCCGACCACCCCGCCGTCATCATGGCGTCGACCGGCGACCGCATCTCATACGCCGAACTCGACGACGAGGCCAACCGGCTTTCCCACGTTTTCCACGACCTCGGCCTGCGACCCGGCGACCATGTCGCCTTCTGCCTCGAGAACCACCCTCGGTTCCTCTCGCTCTGCTGGGGGGCCCACTACGCGGGCCTGATCTACACCGCGATGAGCAGCCGCCTCACCACCGAGGAGATGGCCTACATCATCGACAACTGCGGGGCGAAGGTGTTCATCACGTCGCCCTACAAGGCGGATCAGGCCGCGGCGCTACTCGACCAGACGCCGGGGGTCGAACTGCGACTCATGCTCGATCGCACGATCGACGGCTACGACAGCTACGAGGATGCGCTCGAGGCTGCGTCACCCGAACCCCTGCCCGACCGGGTGGCCGGCACCGACATGCTCTACAGCTCCGGCACCACCGGACGTCCGAAGGGCATCATCCCGTCCGTGGGGCAGGTGCCGCTGGAGGAGGCCGGGTCCGGGGTCGGTGGGCTCGGCGCCATGCTCTTCGGCTTCGACGAGGATTCCCGCTACCTGTCGCCGGCCCCGCTCTATCACGCCGCGCCGCTGCGGTTCTGCATGGGCATGCACATGGCGGGTGGCACGGTCGTGGTCATGGAACGCTTCGATCCGGAGGACTACCTGCGCCTTGTCGGCGAGTACCAGATCACGGTGTCGCAGGTCGTGCCCACGATGTTCGTGAGGATGCTGAAGCTGCCCGAGGAGGTCCGGGCGGCCTACGACGTGTCGTCGTTGCAGGCGTGCCTCCACGCCGCGGCGCCCTGTCCGGTCGACGTGAAGCGGCAGATGATCGAATGGTGGGGTCCGGTCATCCACGAGTACTACGCCGGCACCGAGGGCAACGGGTTCGTCTACTGCAACAGCGAGCAGTGGCTCGAGCATCCCGGCACCGTCGGCTCTGCGCTCCTCGGCATCATCCACATCGTCGGTGACGACGGCGAGGAGGTGCCCGTGGGGGAGTCGGGCACCGTCTACTTCGAGGGCGGCGCCGAGTTCGAATATCACGGCGACCCCGAGAAGACGGCCGACTCTCGCCACCCGCGCGGATGGTCGACGCTCGGCGACGTGGGCCGGGTCGACGAGGACGGGTTCCTCTATCTGACCGATCGCAAGGCCTACATGATCATCTCGGGTGGTGTGAACATCTATCCGCAGGAAGCCGAGAACGTGCTGACGATGCACCCCGCAGTGGCCGACGTCGCCGTGATCGGGGTGCCCAACGAGGACTTCGGCGAGGAGGTGAAGGGTGTCGTGCAACCGGTCGAGATGCCCGCCGACGACGCGGCCGCCGCTGCGCTGTCCCGTGAGCTGATCGCGTACTGCCGCGAGCAGCTCGCCGACGTGAAGTGCCCGCGCTCCATCGACTTCCGCGAGGAACTCCCGCGCCACCCGACCGGGAAGCTCTACAAGCGTCTGCTCAAGGACGAGTACTGGGCCGACTCCGGCCGAACGATCTGA
- a CDS encoding amidohydrolase family protein encodes MMPTGIGAIDCMISFPAQDFSQYDFIRGQLKDTESTDFEFPVEYMFKGVPKELYGSDDPIALTIGEMDKYGIEIGLIGCEGEVSQKALTDHPDRFIAQTNVDPNDVVGAVRKIRREHDEFNTRSVGAFPAGCVPQVPIDDPKFYPVYATCCELDLPIFVCAGIPGPRLPFSPQHVERIDQVMYDFPELTFVTRHGCEPWEALAVKLMLKWPGLHFSTSAFAPKHYPKAIIDYANTRGADKVLYAGYFPMGLSIERIMTEMKDVPFRDHVWPKFLRGNAARILKID; translated from the coding sequence ATGATGCCCACCGGAATCGGGGCGATCGATTGCATGATCTCGTTCCCGGCCCAGGACTTCAGCCAGTACGACTTCATCCGTGGACAGCTCAAGGACACCGAGTCGACGGACTTCGAGTTCCCGGTCGAGTACATGTTCAAGGGCGTTCCGAAGGAGCTCTACGGCAGCGACGATCCCATCGCGCTGACGATCGGCGAGATGGACAAGTACGGCATCGAGATCGGCCTGATCGGCTGCGAGGGCGAGGTGTCGCAGAAGGCCCTCACCGACCACCCGGATCGGTTCATCGCCCAGACCAACGTCGATCCCAACGACGTCGTCGGTGCGGTCCGCAAGATCCGCCGCGAGCACGACGAGTTCAACACCCGATCGGTCGGCGCGTTCCCGGCCGGCTGTGTGCCCCAGGTGCCGATCGACGATCCGAAGTTCTATCCGGTCTACGCGACGTGCTGTGAGCTCGACCTGCCGATCTTCGTGTGTGCCGGCATCCCCGGGCCGCGGCTGCCGTTCTCGCCGCAACACGTCGAGCGCATCGACCAGGTGATGTACGACTTCCCCGAGCTCACCTTCGTCACCCGCCACGGCTGTGAGCCGTGGGAGGCCCTCGCCGTCAAGCTCATGCTGAAGTGGCCCGGTCTGCACTTCTCCACGTCGGCCTTCGCCCCCAAGCACTACCCCAAGGCCATCATCGACTATGCGAACACCCGCGGCGCCGACAAGGTGCTCTACGCCGGCTACTTCCCGATGGGTCTGTCGATCGAGCGGATCATGACCGAGATGAAGGACGTGCCCTTCCGCGACCACGTCTGGCCCAAGTTCCTTCGCGGGAATGCGGCCCGGATCCTCAAGATCGACTGA
- a CDS encoding MFS transporter, whose protein sequence is MRPDVVVTTRVVDAPTRDRLLAARDDMVLEREIAPGRFELIEGPFHEYSRTVELGEETATGTAVTQTLEYTAAMAGFGAMFARPIRRQMADFSGKRPWPWWSPPERQTARVSEMVALLCALAFVIGYSISVTTQTMTFAVDEFGVSDAAQGNALASIRVGVLMSLGLLMIADRRGRRGVLIGTVTASCVAAAAGAIVPNIELLAGSQTITRGLATTASILLGVVAAEEVGPRSRAYAVSVLVMMGGAGAFLSIMLLPIAGIDDWTWRLLFVVPLLFLPLCRSVARVLPESRRFTAAEASRNDDHPPVPPTPRGQFRNRLLLLAAAGFIHASFQAPTNQLLNDFLKDERGFSASGISGFRMATSLPGILGIVVGGRLAEVHGRRMVGALAVLIGGATTVVTYNTTGGVMWLVAIVSIVFTAAAVPALGVYGPELFPTSMRGRANAVITTITVAGSATGLVIAGQLDERYGGLSRGVTLLGVGPLIVVLMVVLLYPETANLDLEDLNPQDAPIVRGLDL, encoded by the coding sequence ATGCGCCCCGACGTCGTCGTCACGACTCGCGTCGTCGACGCGCCCACGCGTGATCGGCTGTTGGCGGCGCGAGACGACATGGTGCTCGAGCGCGAGATCGCGCCAGGCCGTTTCGAACTGATCGAGGGACCGTTCCACGAGTACTCGAGGACGGTCGAGCTCGGGGAGGAGACCGCCACCGGAACGGCGGTCACCCAGACACTCGAGTACACGGCCGCGATGGCCGGATTCGGTGCGATGTTCGCCCGCCCGATTCGCCGGCAGATGGCCGATTTCTCGGGCAAACGGCCGTGGCCCTGGTGGAGCCCTCCCGAACGTCAGACTGCGCGCGTGTCCGAGATGGTGGCGCTGCTGTGCGCGCTGGCGTTCGTGATCGGCTACTCGATCAGCGTCACCACCCAGACGATGACCTTCGCGGTGGACGAGTTCGGGGTGTCGGACGCAGCCCAGGGCAACGCGCTCGCCTCGATCCGCGTCGGGGTCCTCATGTCGCTGGGCCTGCTGATGATCGCCGACCGGCGCGGCCGCCGGGGTGTGCTCATCGGCACGGTCACGGCCTCGTGCGTCGCCGCAGCCGCCGGCGCGATCGTGCCCAACATCGAGCTGTTGGCCGGCTCCCAGACGATCACTCGCGGCCTCGCCACCACGGCGAGCATCCTTCTCGGTGTCGTCGCCGCCGAGGAGGTCGGTCCTCGGAGCCGGGCCTACGCCGTGTCCGTGCTGGTGATGATGGGAGGGGCCGGCGCGTTCCTCTCGATCATGTTGCTGCCCATCGCCGGGATCGACGACTGGACGTGGCGTCTGCTCTTCGTCGTGCCGCTGCTGTTCCTCCCTCTCTGTCGTTCGGTCGCCCGCGTCCTACCGGAGTCGAGACGGTTCACCGCCGCCGAGGCCAGCCGGAACGACGATCATCCACCGGTCCCACCGACGCCCCGGGGCCAGTTCCGCAACCGGCTGCTCCTGCTGGCTGCGGCCGGCTTCATCCACGCGTCGTTTCAGGCCCCGACCAATCAGCTCCTCAACGACTTTCTGAAGGACGAGCGAGGGTTCTCGGCTTCGGGCATCTCCGGATTCCGAATGGCGACATCGCTCCCCGGGATTCTCGGCATCGTGGTCGGCGGTCGGCTGGCCGAGGTGCACGGCCGTCGAATGGTCGGTGCGCTCGCCGTGCTCATCGGCGGGGCCACGACCGTGGTCACCTACAACACGACCGGCGGGGTGATGTGGCTGGTGGCCATCGTGTCGATCGTCTTCACCGCTGCCGCGGTGCCCGCGCTGGGCGTCTACGGGCCAGAGCTCTTTCCGACCTCGATGCGGGGGCGGGCCAATGCGGTGATCACCACCATCACGGTCGCCGGTTCGGCGACGGGGCTCGTGATCGCGGGCCAACTCGACGAACGGTACGGCGGGCTCAGCCGCGGGGTCACCCTGCTCGGCGTCGGCCCGCTCATCGTGGTGCTGATGGTGGTGTTGCTCTACCCGGAAACCGCGAACCTCGACCTGGAAGACCTCAATCCGCAGGACGCGCCGATCGTTCGCGGCCTCGACCTGTGA
- a CDS encoding ABC transporter substrate-binding protein produces the protein MSKKLLIRWLSAVLALGMLAAACGSDRDDDTATDAGDTTTTAAAPDEGDGGDEGEGGDDTTTTEAAPETDPCEGVTLEATDTGVTEDTIKVIVMADVDSPLAPGLFAGSRDGVLAWADAVNANGGLACRQVEAEFHDSKLDGTQTVAGFLKACDSALALVGTTVLFGLDTADLNSCPNANGDPIGVADIAYITTEVPHQCSANSFHLSRPGATCPYEGGDREYTVATGAQEFLAESLGVDFNGVFIVPADLPSTVASAVPITEGQAQAGVTWDAIFGASGAATQAEYGQYVAAIRENGSNYVYNGSNDQAMLKMKREAAVQGIDVDSITWLCSLSCYTPAFIEEGGADAEGVYVWMFFLPFEEADTNENLSAFLDGIGTDFPPAWAAGAWMDGLLFEQSVNRIVDRDGPNGVTRQSLLDELAATESFDAGGWVSPADFSTTNAIGNCFVLLQVQNGEYVRVQPTERGELDCSYPGRAVTANPETFELD, from the coding sequence ATGTCGAAGAAACTTCTGATCCGATGGCTGTCAGCCGTCTTGGCGCTGGGCATGCTGGCTGCAGCCTGCGGCAGCGACCGAGACGACGACACCGCCACCGATGCCGGTGACACCACCACGACCGCTGCGGCCCCCGACGAGGGTGACGGCGGCGACGAAGGGGAAGGTGGCGACGACACGACGACCACCGAAGCCGCCCCCGAAACCGACCCCTGCGAGGGCGTGACCCTCGAGGCCACCGACACCGGTGTCACCGAGGACACCATCAAGGTGATCGTGATGGCCGACGTCGACTCTCCGCTCGCCCCCGGCCTCTTCGCCGGATCGCGCGACGGTGTGCTCGCCTGGGCCGATGCGGTCAACGCGAACGGCGGACTCGCCTGTCGCCAGGTCGAAGCCGAATTCCACGACTCGAAGCTCGACGGCACCCAGACCGTTGCCGGCTTCCTCAAGGCCTGCGACTCGGCCCTGGCCCTCGTGGGCACGACCGTGCTGTTCGGCCTCGACACCGCCGACCTCAACAGCTGCCCCAACGCCAACGGCGACCCGATCGGCGTCGCCGACATCGCCTACATCACCACCGAGGTGCCGCACCAGTGCTCGGCCAACAGCTTCCACCTGAGCCGACCCGGCGCAACCTGCCCCTACGAGGGCGGCGACCGCGAGTACACGGTCGCCACCGGCGCCCAGGAGTTCCTCGCCGAATCGCTCGGTGTCGACTTCAACGGCGTCTTCATCGTTCCTGCTGACCTCCCGTCGACGGTCGCTTCGGCCGTTCCCATCACCGAGGGCCAAGCCCAGGCCGGTGTCACCTGGGACGCCATCTTCGGTGCCTCGGGTGCGGCCACCCAGGCCGAGTACGGGCAGTACGTCGCCGCGATCCGTGAGAACGGCTCGAACTACGTCTACAACGGCTCCAACGACCAGGCGATGCTCAAGATGAAGCGCGAAGCCGCGGTGCAGGGCATCGACGTGGACTCGATCACCTGGCTGTGCTCGCTCTCGTGCTACACCCCCGCCTTCATCGAAGAGGGCGGTGCCGATGCCGAGGGCGTCTACGTCTGGATGTTCTTCCTGCCCTTCGAAGAGGCCGACACCAACGAGAACCTCAGTGCGTTCCTCGACGGCATCGGCACGGACTTCCCGCCCGCGTGGGCGGCCGGCGCCTGGATGGACGGTCTGCTCTTCGAGCAGTCGGTGAACCGCATCGTCGACCGCGACGGTCCCAACGGCGTCACTCGCCAATCGCTGCTCGACGAGCTCGCGGCCACCGAGTCCTTCGACGCCGGCGGGTGGGTTTCCCCCGCCGACTTCAGCACCACGAATGCCATCGGCAACTGCTTCGTGCTGTTGCAGGTACAGAACGGCGAATACGTTCGGGTCCAGCCGACCGAGCGGGGCGAGCTCGACTGCTCGTACCCCGGTCGTGCGGTGACGGCGAACCCCGAGACGTTCGAGCTCGACTGA
- a CDS encoding ABC transporter ATP-binding protein has protein sequence MSEQEAVLEAQDIDVRFGGLQALSQANVSATAGTITGLIGPNGAGKTTLFNVITGHQAPTAGEVRLGGKPVTRIGVHARARRGLSRTFQKLEAFNSLSARDNVLVAAEMHRVANPGQMADEILERVGLTDVAEITVGTLPTGTARLVELARALATQPKVLLLDEASSGLTEEETAGVGELLRQLVNEDDLAVLLVEHDMGFVMNTCTYIHVLDFGQIIAAGTPHEIQNDEAVRGAYLGTDG, from the coding sequence ATGTCTGAGCAGGAGGCGGTGCTCGAGGCACAGGACATCGACGTTCGTTTCGGCGGACTCCAGGCGTTGAGCCAGGCGAACGTGAGCGCCACCGCCGGCACGATCACCGGCCTCATCGGTCCGAACGGCGCGGGCAAGACGACCCTGTTCAACGTGATCACCGGTCACCAGGCGCCCACCGCCGGCGAGGTCCGGCTGGGCGGGAAGCCGGTCACCCGGATCGGGGTCCACGCCCGAGCCCGCCGTGGGCTGTCGCGGACGTTCCAGAAGCTCGAGGCCTTCAACTCCCTGAGTGCGCGCGACAACGTGCTCGTCGCGGCCGAGATGCATCGGGTGGCGAATCCCGGACAGATGGCCGACGAGATCCTCGAGCGCGTCGGACTCACCGACGTCGCCGAGATCACGGTGGGCACCCTCCCGACCGGCACGGCGAGGCTCGTCGAGCTGGCCCGGGCGCTCGCCACGCAACCCAAGGTGCTGCTGCTCGACGAGGCGTCGTCGGGGCTCACCGAGGAGGAGACCGCCGGTGTCGGCGAACTCCTGCGCCAACTCGTGAACGAGGACGACCTCGCCGTCCTGCTCGTGGAGCACGACATGGGGTTCGTGATGAACACCTGCACGTACATCCACGTGCTCGACTTCGGACAGATCATCGCCGCCGGCACCCCCCACGAGATCCAGAACGACGAGGCCGTCCGCGGCGCCTACCTGGGAACCGACGGATGA
- a CDS encoding ABC transporter ATP-binding protein has translation MTPPLLELRGVRAGYGIIDVLHGVDLVLEPGRVLALLGPNGAGKSTTLAVASGQIQPSGGQLLIGGREVNGARPDALARAGVCLVPEGRGIFPNLTVAENIRMMTFSGKSYGEIADRAYALFPRLGERRKQLAGTLSGGEQQMLAMARAMSTDPALLMLDELSMGLAPIIVEELYGQVAELARGGLSILIVEQFAQTVLGVADSAAIMLHGRITRTGPPAEIAEELTAAYLGIESGGH, from the coding sequence ATGACTCCTCCCCTCCTCGAACTCCGCGGCGTTCGCGCCGGCTACGGCATCATCGACGTGCTCCACGGCGTCGACCTGGTGCTGGAACCCGGCCGGGTGCTCGCCCTGCTCGGCCCGAACGGCGCCGGCAAGAGCACGACGCTCGCCGTGGCCAGCGGACAGATCCAACCCAGCGGCGGCCAGCTGCTGATCGGCGGACGCGAGGTCAACGGCGCCCGCCCCGACGCGCTGGCGCGTGCCGGCGTGTGTCTCGTGCCCGAGGGTCGGGGCATCTTCCCGAACCTCACCGTGGCCGAGAACATCCGCATGATGACGTTCAGCGGCAAGTCCTACGGTGAGATCGCCGACCGGGCCTATGCGCTGTTCCCTCGCCTCGGCGAGCGACGCAAGCAGCTCGCCGGCACGTTGTCGGGCGGCGAGCAGCAGATGCTCGCCATGGCCCGGGCGATGTCGACCGACCCGGCGCTGCTCATGCTCGACGAGCTCTCGATGGGACTCGCGCCGATCATCGTCGAGGAGCTCTACGGCCAGGTCGCCGAGCTCGCCCGCGGCGGGCTCTCGATCCTGATCGTCGAGCAGTTCGCGCAGACTGTTTTGGGTGTCGCCGACAGTGCGGCCATCATGCTCCACGGCCGCATCACGCGGACCGGACCACCCGCCGAAATCGCCGAAGAACTGACCGCTGCCTACCTGGGCATCGAATCTGGAGGACATTGA
- a CDS encoding ABC transporter permease, translating to MRLPHLRTSLLVAIAAGLALVLYVGTAGWAGREVTADGLLQATIIGLAIGSLYAVSAAGLVVVYTTTGTFNFAHGGIGVFCAFVYWELVENRDALGLPNWLGLLIVVFVVAPLLGIAIDVVLMRQVRTLPLVVQLMVTVGLMVFLLTLTGQIWQADKIRRIEYFWAGEGFSIGSYNVLWHRFAMIVIAALIAVLLRLLLFRTRIGVAMRAVVDNRELTALNGARPGVLSGFAWALGSSLAALAGILIAPETEFNGTNLNNLMLIVAISAAAFGQLRSLPLTVVGALLIGLLESHYGQWVSLGAEWRFANRGIAPIVLFLVVLALPQSRLTVGRVSSNLRPIERTTRVWEGAVGAVALIVVAFVMARGLFHFVIWDPGEWSEVSLNNAIAAMVLALIGISLVPLTGWAGQVNFAPLAFAGFGAFLFRWFAEDTGNLWWLPVIGLLSAPLGALVALFAARLEGLYLALLSLAFALIMSNLFFPHPKVFPQAHTYTNLNWDVGFFRLDFDSRLSFFMLVVTVFAIGMFGLIVLRRSRYGRRWMAMQDSQAAAATIGVNVMWTKVIVYATSASIAGMAGVFWAVSKTTVDPIRNFDLLQGLTIVLLMAAAGMSFPIAGVFLSFQFVFQGLAERLEATGNVSFLVWILEDFLAKFGPGLLAIGMVVNVRGAIFEMGKGFAPLLPWRHDAREEAAREKEKKRVPEVGGLGLTEPFTSEAVVALDHTLGIIDDVTPTGGYAHGVEGHAAGPAAAKLAGGSNV from the coding sequence GTGAGGTTGCCGCACCTCCGAACGTCGCTCTTGGTCGCGATCGCGGCCGGCCTGGCCCTGGTGCTCTACGTGGGCACCGCGGGCTGGGCCGGCCGCGAGGTCACGGCCGACGGTTTGCTCCAGGCGACCATCATCGGCTTGGCCATCGGTTCGCTCTACGCGGTCTCCGCGGCCGGCCTCGTCGTGGTCTACACGACGACCGGCACATTCAATTTCGCCCACGGCGGTATCGGCGTCTTCTGCGCGTTCGTCTATTGGGAACTCGTGGAGAACCGCGACGCCCTGGGATTGCCCAACTGGCTCGGCCTCCTCATCGTCGTGTTCGTCGTGGCCCCGCTGCTCGGGATCGCCATCGACGTCGTCCTCATGCGGCAGGTGCGCACGCTTCCTCTCGTCGTGCAGCTGATGGTCACCGTCGGCCTGATGGTGTTCCTGCTCACCCTCACCGGCCAGATCTGGCAGGCCGACAAGATCCGCCGGATCGAGTACTTCTGGGCCGGCGAGGGTTTCTCCATCGGCAGCTACAACGTCCTGTGGCACCGCTTCGCGATGATCGTGATCGCCGCGCTGATCGCCGTGCTCCTGCGCCTCCTGCTGTTCCGGACGCGCATCGGTGTCGCCATGCGAGCGGTGGTCGACAATCGCGAACTCACCGCGCTCAACGGCGCCCGACCCGGCGTTCTCTCCGGGTTTGCGTGGGCACTGGGATCGTCGTTGGCCGCGCTGGCCGGGATCCTCATCGCCCCGGAGACGGAGTTCAACGGCACGAATCTCAACAACCTGATGCTGATCGTGGCCATCTCGGCCGCCGCGTTCGGCCAGCTCCGCAGCCTGCCCCTCACGGTGGTGGGGGCACTGCTCATCGGCCTGCTCGAGAGCCACTACGGCCAGTGGGTCAGCCTCGGGGCCGAGTGGCGGTTCGCGAACCGCGGGATCGCACCCATCGTTCTCTTCCTCGTGGTTCTCGCCCTTCCCCAATCACGACTGACGGTCGGACGGGTGAGCTCCAACCTCAGACCCATCGAACGCACGACACGGGTCTGGGAAGGCGCCGTCGGTGCCGTGGCCCTCATCGTGGTCGCCTTCGTGATGGCTCGCGGCCTGTTCCACTTCGTCATCTGGGATCCGGGCGAGTGGAGCGAAGTCAGCCTCAACAACGCCATCGCGGCCATGGTGCTCGCCCTGATCGGCATCTCGCTCGTCCCGCTCACCGGCTGGGCGGGCCAGGTGAACTTCGCACCCCTCGCTTTTGCCGGCTTCGGCGCGTTCCTGTTCCGATGGTTCGCCGAGGACACCGGGAACCTGTGGTGGTTGCCGGTGATCGGCCTGCTCAGCGCACCGTTGGGCGCCCTGGTGGCCCTCTTCGCGGCACGGCTCGAGGGTCTCTACCTCGCGCTGCTCTCGCTCGCGTTCGCGCTCATCATGAGCAACCTGTTCTTCCCTCACCCCAAGGTGTTCCCGCAGGCCCACACCTACACGAACCTCAACTGGGACGTGGGCTTCTTCCGACTCGACTTCGACTCTCGCCTCAGCTTCTTCATGCTCGTGGTCACCGTGTTCGCGATCGGGATGTTCGGACTGATCGTTCTGCGCCGATCGCGCTACGGACGTCGCTGGATGGCGATGCAGGACAGCCAGGCCGCGGCCGCCACCATCGGGGTCAACGTCATGTGGACGAAGGTCATCGTCTACGCCACGTCGGCATCGATCGCCGGGATGGCCGGCGTGTTCTGGGCCGTCAGCAAGACGACCGTCGACCCGATCCGCAACTTCGACCTCCTCCAGGGCCTCACCATCGTGCTGCTCATGGCCGCGGCGGGAATGTCGTTCCCCATCGCCGGCGTGTTCCTCTCGTTCCAGTTCGTCTTCCAGGGGTTGGCCGAACGTCTGGAGGCGACGGGCAACGTGAGTTTCCTCGTCTGGATCCTCGAGGACTTCCTGGCCAAGTTCGGACCGGGTCTGCTGGCCATCGGCATGGTGGTCAACGTCCGCGGGGCGATCTTCGAGATGGGCAAGGGCTTCGCGCCCCTGCTGCCGTGGCGACACGACGCCCGCGAGGAAGCCGCGCGCGAAAAGGAAAAGAAGCGCGTGCCCGAAGTCGGCGGGCTGGGTCTGACCGAACCGTTCACGAGCGAGGCGGTGGTGGCGCTCGACCACACCCTCGGCATCATCGACGACGTGACCCCCACCGGCGGCTACGCCCACGGGGTCGAGGGACACGCCGCGGGTCCCGCAGCGGCCAAGCTGGCAGGCGGCAGCAATGTCTGA